From Phragmites australis chromosome 5, lpPhrAust1.1, whole genome shotgun sequence, a single genomic window includes:
- the LOC133919018 gene encoding heat stress transcription factor A-3-like encodes MGRDRTHAHANNPDAYTAASASMEAAALLEPKLEDEAPLELSSPGPFVPLDELMPGPGPAVAVPAEPPRPLEALLQGPQLPPFLSKTYDLVSEPALNGVISWGAAGNSFVVWDPSTFARDVLPHHFKHNNFSSFVRQLNTYGFRKVHADRWEFAHEDFLQDSKHLLKRIVRRRSSPTQQSSIQPGSSSGESNLDPELHTLRREKNTLLEEVARLKQEHRQTIEHMSTLNHRLELAEDRQKQMVSFLAKLLQNPSFVRQLKLHREQEMDSTRVKRKFMKHVPHGSIESGESSSQYARESGSHFPASSPMAASMHDDIADLHNLLLEDDDLNFGMHPDNIGLEGVDAPEDMGALIQGFDTQEELELGSGAELLEMHPASGSLGQDPTIGKSKGKNVMCPGLDTTSSEAGCLRSLSDNMGILSGTMLETAGKVMDADEEQMWSMDASAALQSSCSGTSQQAFSSLASDPYLMGIANKPEKFWDLDFQALDEGDLHLDKCAIDDPTLQQQQQRDMTKP; translated from the exons ATGGGCCGCGACCGCACGCACGCCCACGCTAATAACCCCGACGCCTACACCGCCGCCTCCGCATCCATGGAGGCCGCCGCGCTGCTGGAGCCCAAGCTCGAGGACGAAGCGCCGCTGGAGCTGTCGTCCCCGGGCCCCTTCGTGCCCCTGGACGAGCTGAtgccggggccggggccggcggtggcggtgccGGCTGAGCCGCCAAGGCCGCTGGAGGCGCTGCTGCAGGGCCCGCAGCTGCCGCCCTTCCTGTCCAAGACGTACGACCTGGTGAGCGAGCCGGCGCTGAACGGAGTCATCTCCTGGGGCGCCGCGGGCAACAGCTTCGTGGTCTGGGACCCTTCCACCTTCGCACGCGATGTGCTCCCGCACCACTTCAAGCACAACAACTTCTCCAGCTTCGTCAGGCAGCTCAACACCTAT GGCTTCCGCAAGGTTCATGCTGACAGATGGGAGTTTGCTCATGAAGATTTTCTGCAAGATAGCAAACATCTGTTGAAGAGAATTGTCAGGCGCAGGTCCTCCCCAACGCAACAAAGCAGCATTCAGCCTGGCTCTTCTTCTGGAGAATCCAACCTGGACCCTGAGCTCCACACGctgagaagagagaagaacacacTGCTTGAGGAGGTGGCCAGACTGAAACAGGAGCACCGTCAGACAATTGAGCACATGAGCACGCTTAATCATAGGCTAGAATTGGCGGAGGACCGGCAGAAGCAGATGGTCTCTTTCCTGGCCAAGCTCCTTCAGAACCCTAGTTTTGTGAGGCAACTGAAGCTGCACAGGGAGCAGGAGATGGACTCTACCAGGGTGAAAAGAAAGTTTATGAAGCATGTACCACATGGCAGCATAGAATCAGGTGAGTCCAGCTCACAGTATGCCCGAGAGAGTGGTTCACATTTTCCTGCAAGTTCTCCTATGGCTGCAAGCATGCACGACGACATTGCAGACCTTCATAATCTTCTTTTGGAAGACGATGATCTCAACTTTGGTATGCATCCAGACAACATTGGGCTTGAAGGAGTCGATGCACCAGAGGACATGGGGGCACTGATTCAGGGGTTCGACACCCAAGAAGAACTTGAGCTCGGGAGTGGAGCTGAGCTACTGGAGATGCATCCAGCTTCTGGTTCTCTTGGCCAGGACCCCACAATTGGCAAGTCCAAGGGAAAGAATGTGATGTGCCCAGGATTGGATACTACCTCTTCTGAAGCCGGCTGCCTCAGATCGTTATCCGACAATATGGGGATCCTCTCAGGCACCATGTTAGAGACAGCGGGCAAGGTGATGGATGCTGATGAAGAACAGATGTGGAGCATGGATGCCTCAGCAGCTCTGCAAAGCTCTTGCAGTGGCACCAGTCAACAAGCCTTCAGTAGCCTTGCTAGCGATCCCTATCTAATGGGCATTGCCAACAAGCCTGAGAAATTCTGGGATCTCGATTTCCAGGCACTGGATGAGGGAGATCTGCACCTGGACAAGTGTGCTATTGATGACCCTACtcttcagcagcaacagcaacgaGATATGACGAAGCCGTAG